In a single window of the Candidatus Eisenbacteria bacterium genome:
- a CDS encoding polysaccharide biosynthesis protein, which yields MRDNLTRRAGIIGASRLVASSVVGLVVSVVLSRVFDPAVYGTFQQTWFLTQMTIEIALFGIPIGILYFVPRLTEPERRGLFLRVFLLLAGIGAVLAALLYGAAPHVSRLFDNPALEGTLRVFSLYALFLVPGIPMDAFLIAQERHRLLGLLTIAHSLLFLAAVFLPAALGLALAGILWALVGYGALRAGLVFAAAATTVRSVRAAAGKGLLRRFVLYSIPVGLNDLLRVVGRWLDKTVVSAYFSPEVFAVYANGAVEIPFVGVLSGAIASVMIPEFSRLSDEGKRGEVLALWHRATVKTGVLLLPLFVFFMILAAPFLVFLFSETYRASAGPFRVYLLLLPLRSAAYAPILLALGRPRLVALGALGDVALNLALSILLIPAFGYLGPAIATVATTYAQAAFYLSCTSRLLSVSWRRVFPWMGIARLLLLSLVPAPLLLPLAGASLRPIVVLAIGTVLYFGPMILLMWRFGPLGESDKELVRRLLRISKSS from the coding sequence TTGAGGGACAACCTAACGAGGAGAGCCGGCATCATCGGCGCGTCCCGGCTCGTGGCGAGCTCGGTGGTCGGGCTCGTCGTGAGCGTGGTTCTCTCGCGGGTCTTCGACCCCGCCGTGTACGGGACCTTTCAACAGACCTGGTTCCTCACGCAGATGACGATCGAGATCGCCCTCTTCGGCATCCCGATCGGGATCCTCTACTTCGTTCCACGCCTGACGGAGCCGGAGCGGCGCGGGCTCTTCCTCCGCGTCTTCCTTCTCTTGGCGGGAATCGGAGCGGTTCTCGCCGCGCTCCTCTACGGGGCGGCTCCTCACGTGTCGCGCCTCTTCGACAATCCGGCGCTCGAGGGGACGCTCCGCGTCTTCTCCTTGTACGCGCTCTTCCTCGTCCCCGGCATCCCGATGGACGCGTTTCTCATCGCGCAGGAGCGCCATCGCCTCCTCGGTCTTCTCACGATCGCGCACTCGCTCCTCTTCCTCGCCGCGGTCTTCCTTCCCGCGGCGCTCGGCCTCGCGCTCGCGGGGATCCTCTGGGCGCTCGTCGGGTACGGCGCGCTTCGCGCGGGCCTCGTGTTCGCGGCGGCCGCGACAACGGTGCGGAGCGTCCGTGCCGCGGCCGGCAAAGGGCTTCTTCGACGATTCGTTCTCTACTCGATCCCCGTCGGCCTGAACGATCTTCTCCGCGTCGTCGGACGGTGGCTGGACAAGACCGTCGTCTCCGCGTATTTCAGTCCTGAAGTGTTCGCGGTCTACGCGAACGGCGCGGTCGAGATTCCCTTCGTCGGGGTCCTCTCCGGCGCGATCGCCTCGGTGATGATCCCGGAGTTCTCGAGGCTGTCCGACGAGGGGAAGCGGGGAGAAGTCCTCGCGCTCTGGCATCGGGCGACGGTGAAGACCGGGGTGCTGCTCCTCCCCCTCTTCGTCTTCTTCATGATCCTCGCCGCCCCGTTCCTCGTCTTCCTCTTCTCGGAGACCTACCGGGCGAGCGCGGGCCCCTTCCGCGTCTACCTCCTTCTCCTTCCGCTCCGGAGCGCGGCGTACGCGCCGATTCTTCTCGCGCTCGGAAGGCCGCGCCTCGTGGCGCTCGGCGCCCTTGGGGACGTCGCCCTGAACCTCGCGCTCTCGATTCTCCTCATACCGGCGTTCGGTTACCTCGGGCCGGCGATCGCCACGGTCGCGACGACCTACGCGCAGGCCGCGTTTTATCTCTCCTGCACCTCGCGCCTCTTGTCGGTTTCGTGGAGGCGCGTCTTCCCGTGGATGGGGATCGCGCGTCTTCTCCTCCTCTCGCTCGTTCCCGCTCCACTCCTCCTGCCGCTCGCGGGCGCTTCGCTTCGTCCGATCGTCGTTCTTGCGATCGGAACGGTTCTCTACTTCGGTCCGATGATCCTTCTCATGTGGCGCTTCGGCCCGCTCGGGGAATCGGACAAGGAGCTCGTTCGCCGTTTGCTGAGGATCTCCAAGAGTTCTTAG